A single Acidobacteriota bacterium DNA region contains:
- a CDS encoding carboxypeptidase regulatory-like domain-containing protein has protein sequence MNQRYQSGCAKPLVIMLLVICAICLICGPARATTVTGKVADAAGNPVPGATVNFALINIGRGNIALESGTSIVAPALVTATSGTNGAFSIALVGNDAITPNGTLYQVVIRGAGITYGPFVYSITGATADLDSLVPVATFPNTASQVAAAQLVPPSGCAANQVLQWTGTAWMCAASASGATLETNGTSNAVQSTLNFQTSTANAAGLTLTPTYQTGGGEKFEITGNSYTGNAATATALAAMPAQCTTNQFATGIATNGAANCLQPGFANLSGQATAAQLPATINASAIYDKGGQVYNAKAYGAKGNGVLIYNCSTTTASPNITCSTAAFAAADAGKAFQMQDNNGTNLVTTTILSVTDATHVVLAANATSTSSAMNVVYGTDDTAAIRSLITIVIAAGGGKIFVPPGIYILNGTPSTFNALLDIPGVALNAPYKTIQFEGAAIPLQVGAGGAPYASTGAFYAMSPIVAGGAVLLADPYSSSYSSVNVVVENLLFVTPINPNYSVVRLDYAYDQTVQNCSVIANKAPNGSLPIGPTSSQGVGFEFGGYGGQGLNANLYVQGIYTGFQLNDHSVCISCYAQNVFRGFLSQGGSHTREIYNGLVQDAVRGLELDGATHIFAQVDFETNTYDIYTDGTAMKGFIYANNPNAAIGAIPTSPGLVIQDANAPGLILPTQTLNPNGAVTTLNGTTAGTLKWSQPMQGTALKKAVLNFQGFENTTATPQTVTFPTAFAYAPSVVGCTLPAGITVTATQMSAVSMGATFTAQCMVEGQ, from the coding sequence ATGAACCAACGTTACCAGTCAGGATGCGCAAAGCCATTGGTCATAATGCTGCTCGTAATCTGTGCGATCTGCCTCATCTGCGGACCGGCGCGGGCCACCACGGTCACCGGCAAAGTGGCCGACGCGGCAGGGAACCCCGTGCCTGGAGCCACGGTTAACTTTGCGCTGATCAATATTGGCCGGGGAAACATCGCGCTCGAATCCGGCACTTCAATTGTAGCTCCCGCGCTGGTGACGGCCACGTCGGGAACCAACGGCGCGTTTTCCATTGCGCTGGTGGGCAATGATGCCATCACGCCTAACGGCACGCTCTACCAGGTTGTGATTCGCGGCGCCGGAATTACCTACGGGCCCTTCGTCTATTCCATCACGGGCGCCACTGCTGATCTTGATTCGCTCGTGCCCGTCGCTACCTTTCCCAACACTGCCAGCCAGGTTGCGGCGGCACAGCTTGTGCCGCCTTCGGGATGCGCCGCCAACCAAGTGCTGCAATGGACAGGGACGGCCTGGATGTGCGCGGCTTCGGCAAGCGGCGCCACGCTGGAGACGAATGGCACGAGCAACGCCGTGCAGAGCACGCTCAACTTCCAGACATCGACCGCCAACGCTGCGGGCCTGACGCTCACCCCAACCTATCAGACCGGCGGCGGGGAAAAGTTTGAGATTACGGGCAACTCCTATACGGGCAACGCGGCCACGGCCACAGCGCTGGCAGCGATGCCGGCGCAGTGCACAACCAACCAGTTTGCCACTGGCATTGCCACGAACGGCGCGGCCAACTGCCTGCAGCCCGGGTTCGCGAATTTGTCGGGCCAGGCCACGGCGGCGCAGCTTCCCGCAACCATCAACGCCTCGGCTATTTACGACAAGGGCGGGCAGGTTTACAACGCCAAGGCTTACGGCGCAAAGGGTAACGGGGTTTTGATCTATAACTGCTCGACCACTACCGCCAGCCCTAACATAACCTGCTCGACAGCAGCGTTCGCCGCGGCGGATGCCGGCAAGGCATTCCAGATGCAAGACAACAACGGAACGAACCTCGTGACCACCACGATCTTGTCCGTTACGGATGCCACACACGTTGTATTGGCCGCAAACGCCACCTCTACATCATCGGCTATGAACGTAGTCTATGGGACGGACGACACGGCCGCCATACGAAGCTTGATAACGATTGTCATCGCTGCTGGCGGGGGAAAAATATTCGTTCCTCCGGGCATTTACATACTTAATGGAACACCCTCTACGTTTAACGCACTCCTTGACATACCCGGCGTAGCGTTGAATGCGCCGTACAAAACAATCCAATTTGAGGGAGCCGCCATACCTCTACAAGTGGGTGCTGGTGGTGCTCCTTACGCTTCTACAGGAGCTTTTTATGCGATGTCGCCCATCGTAGCAGGCGGCGCGGTGCTACTGGCCGACCCCTATAGCAGCAGTTACAGCAGCGTCAACGTGGTGGTTGAAAACCTGCTTTTCGTTACTCCTATTAACCCGAACTACAGTGTAGTTCGGCTTGATTATGCGTATGACCAGACAGTTCAAAATTGTTCCGTAATCGCCAATAAAGCACCGAATGGCTCATTGCCTATAGGGCCAACTTCCTCTCAAGGCGTCGGGTTTGAGTTCGGCGGGTACGGAGGTCAAGGTCTTAATGCCAACCTTTATGTCCAAGGAATATACACAGGGTTCCAGCTTAACGATCACTCGGTATGCATTAGCTGCTACGCACAGAATGTTTTTAGAGGGTTTCTGTCTCAGGGCGGGTCGCATACACGCGAAATCTACAACGGGCTAGTTCAAGACGCCGTTCGGGGCCTGGAGCTTGACGGTGCCACGCACATATTTGCACAAGTGGATTTTGAAACAAACACTTACGACATATACACAGACGGGACCGCAATGAAAGGATTTATTTATGCCAACAACCCTAACGCGGCGATTGGCGCAATCCCCACATCGCCCGGACTGGTAATTCAAGACGCTAACGCGCCCGGCCTGATTTTGCCCACCCAGACGCTCAACCCGAACGGCGCGGTGACCACGCTGAATGGCACCACGGCCGGTACGTTGAAATGGTCGCAGCCCATGCAGGGCACGGCGCTCAAGAAAGCCGTGCTGAACTTCCAGGGCTTTGAGAACACCACGGCCACTCCGCAGACGGTGACCTTCCCGACTGCGTTTGCCTACGCACCCTCAGTGGTTGGCTGCACTCTTCCGGCAGGTATAACGGTGACCGCAACTCAGATGTCGGCCGTCTCGATGGGGGCAACGTTTACGGCGCAGTGCATGGTGGAGGGGCAATGA
- a CDS encoding DUF4147 domain-containing protein, which yields MSIQDEIPASAGPSHDHGKAIARHIFHEVIAAIDLRKTMLEKLTLSGQTLLVGETSTSLTWPPHVIAIGKAAARMAATLDEVLGGRIASGVVVAPALPASKLKNVSYFEGGHPYPNADSIAAAEAALELVSGLGPSELVIFLISGGGSALFEKPLDPKVSLKDLVEFNRVLVTSALPIEQINVLRKHVSAVKGGRLAGAAHPARQLTLYVSDVPDDLPSMVASGPTMPDDSTLDECYRLAEENNLAERLPQSIRKHFKERSLNETPKSGDACFRSSEYVCLLSNREAVNAAREALEREGFICDVDSGKWDVDYREVADRNLDALDALAAEHHGRPVALVVGGEVTCEVTGSGMGGRNQAFVLYAAEKIEHQNRVVLSAGTDGRDGNSPSSGAVADGQTVSRARARGLDPQRYMAESDSYYFFRTLGDTLDTGYTGNNVRDVRLWLDFGDL from the coding sequence ATGAGCATCCAAGATGAGATTCCGGCTTCGGCCGGTCCTTCCCACGACCACGGCAAGGCGATTGCCCGTCATATTTTTCATGAGGTCATCGCTGCCATCGATCTCCGTAAAACGATGTTGGAGAAGTTGACGCTCTCCGGCCAGACACTTCTTGTCGGTGAAACCAGCACGTCGCTCACCTGGCCACCACATGTCATTGCCATTGGCAAGGCGGCTGCCCGAATGGCCGCTACTTTAGACGAAGTCCTCGGTGGGCGGATTGCTTCGGGTGTCGTGGTAGCGCCCGCCCTTCCTGCCTCGAAGCTCAAGAACGTCAGCTATTTTGAAGGGGGCCATCCCTACCCGAACGCAGACAGCATTGCCGCCGCTGAGGCTGCGCTCGAACTCGTCTCCGGGCTCGGACCCAGTGAATTGGTGATCTTTCTGATTTCCGGCGGCGGGTCCGCGCTGTTTGAAAAACCTCTGGACCCCAAAGTTTCTTTGAAAGACCTGGTTGAATTTAACCGCGTGCTGGTAACCAGCGCCCTGCCCATCGAGCAGATCAACGTCCTTCGCAAACATGTGTCTGCAGTAAAGGGGGGACGATTGGCCGGCGCCGCGCATCCTGCCCGCCAGTTGACCTTGTACGTTTCTGACGTGCCGGACGATCTGCCCTCGATGGTGGCGTCAGGACCCACCATGCCCGACGATTCCACTCTCGACGAATGTTACAGGCTGGCGGAAGAGAACAATCTGGCCGAAAGGTTGCCCCAGTCGATTCGCAAACATTTCAAGGAGCGCTCGCTCAATGAGACGCCCAAGTCCGGCGATGCGTGTTTCCGAAGCTCTGAATACGTTTGTCTCCTCTCAAACCGCGAGGCCGTCAACGCCGCAAGAGAGGCGCTGGAGCGGGAGGGCTTTATTTGCGATGTGGATTCCGGCAAATGGGACGTGGATTATCGCGAAGTTGCGGACAGAAATCTGGATGCCCTGGATGCCCTGGCAGCGGAGCATCACGGACGGCCGGTTGCGCTGGTTGTAGGCGGGGAAGTCACGTGCGAGGTCACAGGTTCAGGCATGGGTGGCCGCAACCAGGCTTTCGTGCTTTACGCCGCAGAAAAAATCGAACATCAGAACCGGGTGGTGCTAAGCGCCGGGACAGACGGGCGCGACGGCAACAGCCCTTCGAGCGGAGCAGTCGCGGACGGGCAGACCGTCAGCCGGGCGCGGGCGCGCGGGCTCGATCCGCAACGTTATATGGCTGAAAGCGACTCCTATTATTTCTTCCGCACTCTTGGTGATACACTCGACACCGGGTACACCGGCAACAACGTTCGGGACGTCAGGCTCTGGCTGGATTTCGGAGACTTGTAG
- a CDS encoding D-tyrosyl-tRNA(Tyr) deacylase — MRAVVQRVRRAEVRVKDNVVGRIGPGLVVLVGIAKEDTIEAGKALAEKIVRMRIFDGQDGRMNLDVREAGGAVLAVSEFTLYGDCRKGRRPSYTDAASPGEALPLYQAFVESLKALGMKVETGEFRAMMEVDLVNDGPVTLLLDSERTF; from the coding sequence ATGCGAGCGGTTGTACAGCGTGTGAGAAGAGCGGAAGTCCGGGTCAAGGACAACGTGGTCGGGCGGATCGGCCCGGGACTGGTGGTCTTGGTTGGCATTGCGAAGGAGGATACGATCGAGGCCGGCAAGGCCCTGGCCGAAAAGATTGTGCGCATGAGGATCTTCGACGGCCAGGACGGCCGCATGAATCTCGACGTCCGTGAAGCGGGCGGCGCCGTGCTTGCGGTCTCGGAGTTCACGCTCTACGGCGATTGCCGCAAGGGCCGTCGGCCAAGCTACACAGACGCCGCGTCGCCAGGCGAGGCGCTGCCGCTGTACCAGGCCTTCGTGGAGTCGCTCAAAGCTCTTGGCATGAAGGTTGAAACCGGGGAGTTTCGCGCCATGATGGAGGTTGATCTCGTCAACGACGGCCCGGTGACTCTGCTACTTGATTCTGAGCGGACCTTCTGA
- a CDS encoding D-glycerate dehydrogenase, giving the protein MKPKVFVTRPLPAAALELLLRDCDVRSYPEDAAIPASQLGEECREVEGILVNSARVSADVLQSAPRLRAISNCGVGYDNIDVAACNRRRIPITNTAGSLEETTADLAFMLLLATARRAIEADRYVREGRWERWQWGLMHGFDVHHKTLGLLGFGGIGQPMARRGFGFSMRVLYYTRRRAAESVERELHAQYAEFETLLRESDYVSLHVPLTPETHHIISGKALSQMKRNAILVNTARGPVVDEKALVEALSSGKIAGAGLDVFEDEPRVNPDLLGLDNVVLAPHIGSATGETRLRMATLAAKNLLAMLAGERPANIVNPGIYS; this is encoded by the coding sequence ATGAAGCCGAAAGTTTTCGTCACGCGCCCGCTTCCCGCTGCTGCCTTGGAGCTGCTCTTGAGAGACTGCGACGTACGAAGTTACCCTGAGGACGCCGCCATTCCGGCCTCTCAACTGGGTGAAGAATGCCGCGAGGTTGAAGGAATCCTGGTCAACTCCGCGCGGGTGAGCGCGGACGTTTTGCAGTCGGCGCCCCGGCTGCGGGCCATATCCAATTGCGGCGTTGGTTACGACAACATTGATGTTGCGGCCTGCAATCGCCGGCGGATCCCTATTACCAACACCGCCGGATCGCTCGAAGAAACCACGGCTGACCTCGCCTTCATGCTCTTGCTGGCCACGGCGCGGCGCGCAATCGAGGCCGACCGTTATGTTCGCGAAGGACGTTGGGAGCGCTGGCAATGGGGGCTGATGCACGGGTTCGACGTTCATCACAAAACACTCGGGCTGTTAGGGTTCGGCGGCATCGGCCAGCCGATGGCACGCCGCGGCTTCGGGTTTTCCATGCGGGTCCTCTACTACACGCGGCGCCGGGCTGCTGAAAGCGTTGAGCGCGAACTGCACGCCCAGTATGCGGAATTTGAGACCCTCCTTCGCGAGTCTGATTACGTCAGCCTTCACGTCCCGTTGACCCCCGAAACGCACCACATCATCAGTGGCAAAGCACTCAGCCAGATGAAGCGCAACGCCATTCTCGTCAACACGGCGCGCGGGCCCGTCGTGGATGAGAAAGCCCTGGTGGAAGCCCTCAGCAGCGGAAAAATTGCCGGCGCGGGGCTGGATGTTTTTGAAGACGAGCCGCGCGTCAATCCTGATCTGCTTGGCCTCGATAATGTTGTGCTAGCGCCGCACATTGGCAGCGCCACAGGTGAAACGCGCCTCAGGATGGCCACACTTGCTGCCAAAAACCTGCTGGCCATGCTTGCGGGCGAGCGGCCTGCCAATATTGTGAATCCCGGGATTTATTCCTGA